A genomic window from Alkalihalobacillus sp. AL-G includes:
- a CDS encoding GH36-type glycosyl hydrolase domain-containing protein: MTITTKTDSRFQLNAGDFHFTFLNSGDLYEATHKSTMINQLISNPLDGSLNNLYLRLFETDGGIKVTPMFGVQSNSKMSVSDSKIKWEGSFETVQYQVTFHLTEKGIWFWHVEVEGSDAEIDLIYGQDLGLADKGAVRSNEAYMSQYMDHSVYENAENGYVICSRQNQPQQTGFPYIQQGALSKVAGYSTDGFQFFGLSYKKTDKPEALNKPVLANEVYQYEFAYVALQSERIQLTDKCRFTFYGLYKEDHPDAVTSLEFEKELAEAWEQVNASEEPNWRQVEKVSLSPEIGAPLQTLPMTEDEIDRNYPGRNHVERKDDTLLSFFTDSHEHVILKEKELLVERSHGHILMSGQNDRLNENVMTTTSYMVGVFNAQLVIGNTSFNKMLSNTRNALNIMKTSGQRIHVEIDGVYRLLTMPSLFELGFNYAKWIYKIDNDVLTITNYTTVDSPDVTLSVKSESGTAYRYLITNQVTMNTNEFEAPFKVERNDRDVSFYADPSSDSADTFPNLSYRLHIDGAGFEVEDEQALASNIEPGSASLIVLNLSSSSEFTMTVQGVLHGEERPLVQKDMNEEVERYREFYRGVMNGFQLTANDSSVNAVEKLNTLAWWYTHNMLIHFSVPHGLEQYGGAAWGTRDVCQGPTEYFLATQNYGTVQEIIKTVYSHQYEDEGNWPQWFMFDKYFKIQQDDSHGDVIVWPLKVVSDYITATGDFDILQEKVPYTLRDGFDFSEEKATILDHLKKQLSYIKSHFLHDTFLSSYGDGDWDDTLQPANQQLKQYMVSSWTVALTYQVVEQLARALEKAAPSEASELRALADGIKEDFNRYMLQTDVLPGFLYMEDPNDAKLMLHPTDTETGINYRLIPMNRSIISELFTPEQAKAHFETIKEHLYCPDGVRLMNRPAHYNGGVSTNFKRAEQASNFGREIGLQYVHAHIRFVEAMAKLGYSEEVWKGLETINPIGIKDVVPNAEYRQSNTYFSSSDGKFNNRYEAQERFDELREGNVPVKGGWRIYSSGPGIYMNQLISNALGIRQEGGNLVVDPVLPAKLDGLRFEYRFMDRPVTIVYHLDQNENRIVVNGCSVEASSVSNRYREGGFVVDRTELGSLLKNEDNMIEIQLKN; this comes from the coding sequence ATGACCATAACAACTAAGACAGATTCTAGATTCCAACTAAATGCAGGAGATTTTCACTTCACCTTTTTAAATAGTGGAGATTTGTACGAGGCAACTCATAAATCAACCATGATCAACCAACTGATCAGCAACCCTTTGGACGGATCCTTAAATAATCTTTATTTACGTTTATTTGAAACGGATGGGGGCATAAAGGTTACGCCAATGTTCGGTGTTCAATCCAATAGTAAGATGTCTGTTTCTGATTCAAAAATTAAATGGGAAGGTTCCTTTGAAACGGTTCAGTATCAAGTTACGTTTCATTTAACGGAAAAGGGAATCTGGTTTTGGCACGTAGAAGTTGAAGGCAGCGATGCTGAAATCGACTTGATTTATGGACAGGATCTCGGATTGGCAGATAAAGGGGCTGTCCGCTCCAATGAGGCATACATGTCACAGTATATGGACCATTCCGTTTATGAAAATGCCGAGAATGGATATGTGATTTGCTCACGTCAGAATCAACCACAACAAACCGGCTTTCCATATATACAGCAAGGTGCGTTGAGTAAAGTTGCCGGCTATTCAACGGACGGCTTTCAATTTTTCGGGTTATCGTATAAAAAAACGGATAAACCCGAAGCATTGAACAAGCCTGTTTTAGCAAATGAAGTCTATCAATATGAATTTGCTTACGTTGCGCTTCAATCGGAACGCATTCAGCTAACTGATAAGTGCCGCTTTACCTTTTATGGACTATATAAAGAGGATCATCCTGACGCCGTCACCTCACTAGAATTTGAAAAGGAACTTGCTGAAGCGTGGGAGCAGGTAAACGCTTCTGAAGAACCGAATTGGCGTCAAGTTGAAAAGGTCAGCCTCTCACCGGAAATCGGAGCACCATTGCAAACTCTTCCGATGACGGAAGATGAAATCGATCGGAACTACCCAGGCCGAAATCATGTGGAACGCAAAGATGACACGCTACTTTCATTTTTCACCGATTCACATGAACATGTCATTTTAAAAGAAAAAGAATTGCTCGTTGAACGCTCACATGGACATATCCTGATGTCGGGTCAAAACGATCGATTAAACGAAAACGTAATGACAACTACGTCTTACATGGTTGGTGTGTTCAATGCCCAGCTTGTCATCGGGAACACATCATTCAATAAAATGTTATCGAACACTCGGAACGCGCTGAACATTATGAAAACCTCTGGACAACGGATTCATGTAGAAATCGATGGTGTCTATCGGTTATTAACGATGCCTTCGTTATTCGAGCTAGGCTTCAACTACGCGAAATGGATCTATAAAATAGATAACGATGTCCTTACGATTACGAATTATACGACCGTCGATTCGCCAGACGTAACGCTCAGCGTCAAGTCGGAAAGCGGCACTGCATACCGATACCTGATCACGAATCAAGTTACGATGAACACCAACGAATTCGAAGCACCATTTAAAGTGGAACGAAACGATCGTGATGTTTCCTTTTACGCAGATCCGTCATCCGATAGTGCCGATACATTCCCTAACCTTTCTTATCGTCTTCATATCGATGGAGCGGGCTTTGAGGTAGAGGATGAGCAGGCATTAGCTTCAAACATCGAACCTGGTTCAGCATCGCTCATTGTATTGAACCTTAGTTCCTCGAGTGAATTTACGATGACGGTGCAAGGTGTTTTACACGGTGAAGAACGACCTCTCGTTCAGAAAGACATGAATGAAGAAGTCGAACGCTATCGCGAGTTTTACCGCGGAGTCATGAATGGATTTCAACTGACAGCGAATGATTCAAGCGTTAATGCAGTTGAAAAACTGAATACGCTGGCCTGGTGGTATACCCACAATATGCTCATACACTTCTCAGTTCCACACGGCCTCGAGCAATATGGTGGAGCGGCTTGGGGTACGCGAGACGTCTGTCAGGGACCGACCGAATATTTCTTGGCAACGCAAAACTACGGAACAGTTCAAGAAATCATTAAGACGGTTTATTCCCATCAATATGAAGATGAAGGAAACTGGCCACAATGGTTCATGTTCGATAAGTACTTCAAAATCCAACAGGACGACAGCCATGGAGATGTCATCGTCTGGCCATTGAAAGTTGTCAGTGACTATATAACAGCTACAGGTGATTTTGATATTTTACAAGAAAAAGTTCCATACACCTTACGTGATGGCTTTGATTTTAGTGAGGAAAAAGCAACGATACTCGATCATCTTAAAAAACAACTTTCGTATATCAAGAGTCATTTCTTGCACGATACATTCTTATCTTCGTACGGTGATGGGGATTGGGATGACACGTTACAGCCTGCGAACCAACAGCTGAAGCAATATATGGTCAGCAGCTGGACCGTCGCATTAACGTATCAGGTTGTCGAACAACTAGCACGTGCTTTAGAAAAAGCAGCTCCATCCGAAGCAAGTGAGCTACGAGCTCTAGCCGATGGAATTAAAGAAGATTTTAACCGTTACATGCTGCAAACCGACGTGCTGCCAGGATTTTTATATATGGAAGATCCGAATGATGCTAAATTGATGCTGCATCCGACTGATACGGAGACTGGAATCAATTATAGACTGATTCCAATGAATCGAAGCATCATCAGTGAGCTTTTCACACCTGAACAGGCGAAAGCTCATTTCGAAACGATCAAGGAACACCTTTACTGTCCGGATGGCGTTCGTTTGATGAATCGCCCTGCCCATTATAACGGAGGAGTCAGCACGAATTTCAAACGAGCCGAACAAGCTTCGAACTTTGGACGAGAAATCGGGTTGCAATATGTTCATGCTCACATCCGATTTGTTGAAGCGATGGCTAAGCTTGGCTATAGTGAGGAGGTTTGGAAAGGCTTAGAAACGATCAACCCAATCGGAATTAAAGACGTTGTGCCGAATGCGGAATACCGTCAAAGCAATACGTATTTCAGCAGCTCGGACGGGAAATTCAATAATCGGTATGAAGCGCAGGAACGCTTTGATGAGCTGCGTGAAGGTAACGTTCCGGTTAAAGGTGGTTGGCGCATCTACTCAAGCGGCCCTGGAATCTATATGAATCAATTGATTTCGAATGCACTTGGAATCCGTCAGGAAGGCGGTAACCTTGTGGTCGATCCAGTTCTCCCAGCGAAATTGGATGGATTGAGGTTCGAGTACCGATTCATGGACCGCCCAGTTACAATCGTCTATCATCTTGACCAAAATGAAAATCGGATTGTTGTAAATGGATGCTCTGTGGAAGCAAGTTCGGTATCCAATCGATATCGAGAAGGCGGATTTGTCGTAGATCGTACTGAACTAGGATCTTTATTGAAAAATGAAGACAATATGATCGAAATTCAACTGAAAAACTAA
- the murQ gene encoding N-acetylmuramic acid 6-phosphate etherase, which translates to MENMNKDMLTEQRNKRSEKLHTLSVEEIIQIMNMEDQTVAASVEKSIPQVTAAIERLVEIVKNGGRLYYIGAGTSGRLGILDASECPPTFGVEPTLVNGIIAGGDKAIRTAIEDAEDDEQEGIRNMEAEVSSRDAVIGITSSGRTPYVIGAMKKAHDIGAVTVGLSCNPNAELSRHVQFPIEVLVGPEVVTGSTRLKAGTAQKMVLNMISTTVMIKLGKVYGNLMVNVQATNEKLRRRVVQIIKEATGVNDTVAKRLNGEAKGDARAAILMITFEIPYQKAIKTLKEVNDHFPDAVRKLSLEKFGTDHIV; encoded by the coding sequence ATGGAAAACATGAATAAGGACATGTTGACAGAACAAAGGAATAAGCGCAGCGAAAAGTTACATACGTTATCCGTGGAAGAAATCATCCAGATCATGAATATGGAGGATCAGACAGTGGCGGCATCTGTGGAGAAAAGTATTCCGCAGGTGACTGCCGCTATTGAACGGTTGGTCGAAATCGTCAAGAATGGGGGCAGGCTCTATTATATAGGAGCAGGTACAAGTGGACGGCTAGGGATTTTGGATGCGTCCGAATGTCCGCCAACATTTGGAGTTGAACCGACCCTCGTCAATGGAATCATTGCTGGCGGGGACAAAGCGATCCGAACAGCGATTGAGGATGCCGAAGACGATGAACAAGAGGGGATACGAAATATGGAAGCAGAAGTAAGTAGCCGTGATGCAGTGATAGGGATTACATCCAGCGGACGGACACCTTATGTTATAGGCGCTATGAAGAAAGCACATGATATCGGTGCAGTGACGGTTGGATTGTCATGTAATCCAAATGCGGAGCTTAGTCGCCATGTGCAATTTCCGATTGAAGTACTCGTTGGTCCAGAAGTGGTCACAGGTTCAACCCGGCTTAAGGCTGGCACGGCACAAAAGATGGTGTTGAATATGATCTCGACGACGGTCATGATCAAGCTCGGAAAAGTGTATGGCAACCTTATGGTGAATGTACAGGCGACAAATGAGAAATTGAGAAGAAGGGTCGTACAGATCATTAAGGAAGCGACTGGTGTGAATGATACGGTTGCGAAAAGGTTGAACGGTGAAGCGAAAGGCGATGCTCGTGCCGCAATCCTCATGATCACTTTCGAAATCCCATACCAAAAAGCGATTAAAACATTAAAAGAAGTGAACGACCACTTTCCAGATGCGGTAAGGAAGTTGTCGCTGGAGAAATTCGGAACAGATCACATAGTATGA
- a CDS encoding carbohydrate ABC transporter permease, with the protein MKDHIGKRSLYYIIAYVFAAISLYPILLMVYSSFKSNAELFKNPLSLPNSFSLETYQKLLDQIPFFTYFWNSVIVSVTSVLLVLFVGSLAAFYMARYTFWWNNLLFFFFLLGMMIPIKLGIVPLFMLMKDLDLINSLWSLIFIYTATGIPLSILILTGFFRTMPIELEEAARIDGATDIKVFWHVLLPIMRPALGTVMIINFIQSWNDFFFPLIFITDEMKKTIPVGMLSLFGEYSADWGSLFAGLTLSSLPMIVLFFIASKQFMEGLTAGAVK; encoded by the coding sequence ATGAAAGATCACATTGGAAAACGGTCACTCTACTATATCATTGCGTATGTATTTGCTGCGATCAGTCTATATCCAATCCTGCTTATGGTTTATTCTTCTTTTAAATCAAACGCAGAACTATTCAAGAACCCTCTATCGCTTCCGAACTCTTTCAGTCTTGAAACCTATCAGAAGCTGCTCGATCAAATCCCGTTTTTCACCTACTTTTGGAACAGTGTAATCGTCAGTGTCACCTCAGTGCTGTTGGTCCTGTTTGTCGGTTCACTTGCGGCGTTCTATATGGCACGATACACATTTTGGTGGAACAACCTATTGTTTTTCTTCTTTTTATTAGGAATGATGATTCCGATCAAACTCGGAATCGTCCCCTTGTTCATGCTGATGAAAGATTTAGACTTGATCAATTCTCTATGGTCGCTCATTTTCATTTATACAGCTACCGGAATCCCTTTATCAATTTTGATCTTGACAGGTTTTTTCCGGACGATGCCGATTGAACTTGAAGAAGCGGCAAGGATTGATGGTGCCACGGATATCAAGGTGTTCTGGCATGTATTGCTTCCAATCATGAGGCCAGCACTCGGTACGGTGATGATCATCAATTTCATCCAATCATGGAACGATTTCTTTTTCCCGCTCATTTTTATAACCGATGAGATGAAGAAAACGATTCCGGTCGGGATGCTTTCACTTTTCGGAGAATATTCCGCAGACTGGGGATCATTGTTCGCTGGATTAACGCTATCGTCCTTGCCGATGATCGTCCTGTTCTTCATTGCCTCGAAACAGTTTATGGAAGGTTTGACAGCAGGAGCGGTCAAGTAA
- a CDS encoding carbohydrate ABC transporter permease, producing the protein MQLETRPNVDMKAKQKPDWKKWVIHLFPIPALAIYVLFIIYPLFAAFTYSLFDWQGIKRGAFIGVENFIALFTKQPFNDMFWNAFENNILYFVLEMIVQNGIAFILAYIIYKKVRGAEFFKIAYFIPRLLSVIIVGFLWKLILNPNFGALNVLLHKIGLESWAKPWLGHPDTALIAIILVNSWFGLGFAVLIFLAGLQAIPTDLIEAARLDGAKGLTLIRKIIFPLMVPAFTIITVLTFIHAFEAFELIYAMEGSMGEPYYSTDTLAVFFYRLAFGGSGGAGSVAIGLGSALAVVLFTFIATISAFFLYVLRKREVEM; encoded by the coding sequence ATGCAGCTGGAAACGAGACCAAATGTCGATATGAAAGCAAAGCAAAAACCGGATTGGAAAAAATGGGTCATCCATCTTTTTCCGATCCCTGCCCTTGCTATATATGTCCTTTTCATCATTTACCCGTTGTTTGCGGCATTTACATATAGCTTGTTTGATTGGCAGGGAATCAAGCGTGGGGCATTCATCGGTGTAGAGAATTTCATAGCCCTATTCACGAAACAACCGTTCAATGATATGTTCTGGAATGCGTTTGAAAACAACATCCTTTACTTTGTCCTTGAAATGATCGTTCAAAATGGCATTGCATTCATACTGGCTTATATCATTTATAAAAAGGTGAGAGGGGCGGAATTTTTCAAAATCGCCTATTTCATACCAAGATTACTTTCCGTCATCATCGTCGGTTTTCTTTGGAAATTGATTCTCAATCCGAACTTTGGTGCACTGAATGTTTTGTTACATAAAATCGGCTTAGAGAGCTGGGCGAAGCCATGGCTTGGGCATCCTGATACCGCATTGATCGCGATCATCCTCGTCAACTCATGGTTCGGTCTCGGATTTGCAGTGTTGATTTTCCTTGCAGGGTTGCAGGCTATTCCCACTGATTTAATTGAAGCTGCAAGACTAGATGGTGCCAAAGGATTGACGTTGATTCGAAAAATCATTTTTCCATTGATGGTTCCGGCGTTCACGATCATAACGGTACTGACGTTCATACATGCCTTTGAAGCATTTGAACTTATCTATGCGATGGAAGGGTCGATGGGCGAGCCTTACTATTCCACCGATACGTTAGCTGTCTTTTTTTACCGACTTGCCTTTGGAGGCTCAGGCGGGGCTGGTTCAGTAGCGATTGGCCTAGGGTCAGCATTAGCAGTCGTATTGTTTACATTCATCGCAACAATTTCAGCATTTTTCCTATACGTATTACGTAAGCGCGAAGTCGAAATGTAG